In the Rubripirellula tenax genome, one interval contains:
- a CDS encoding DUF58 domain-containing protein, with the protein MRPEVTGRIRRLELTARRVVEGFLSGMHRSPYFGQSIEFLQHRNYTAGDEIRHIDWKVYARQDKLHIKQYEEETNLRLTLMVDRSASMAYGNGDSNKFDYSASIAASLAYLALRQKDAVGLVTFDTEMRASVQAKSNQQQLTRILTLLDTVGADGRTDLPKVAKQIAQGIPKRGVVVVISDLLGVDDLREGLQVLRRRGHDVVLFHVLHDDEMDFEFNGSTRFEGLEGEDFLNCNPRALRDGYIEALNQFLDQTKKACGRLSIDYVQVRTSEPLDAVLAKFLAARNSLPKLKR; encoded by the coding sequence TTGCGTCCTGAGGTTACCGGTCGCATCCGCCGATTGGAATTAACGGCCCGACGTGTGGTCGAAGGTTTCTTGTCGGGGATGCACCGCAGCCCCTATTTCGGACAGTCGATCGAATTTCTACAACACCGTAATTACACCGCCGGTGACGAGATTCGTCATATCGATTGGAAGGTGTACGCGCGGCAGGACAAACTGCACATCAAGCAGTACGAAGAAGAAACAAACCTTCGCCTTACCTTGATGGTCGATCGCAGCGCTTCGATGGCATACGGAAACGGCGACTCGAACAAGTTCGACTACTCCGCTTCGATCGCCGCGTCCCTTGCCTACCTTGCCCTTCGACAAAAAGATGCCGTTGGACTGGTCACGTTTGACACCGAAATGCGTGCCAGCGTTCAGGCGAAGAGCAACCAACAACAACTCACTCGCATCTTGACCCTGCTGGACACCGTTGGTGCCGACGGTCGAACGGATCTACCCAAAGTTGCCAAGCAGATCGCCCAGGGCATTCCCAAACGTGGCGTGGTTGTGGTGATTTCTGATTTGCTGGGCGTGGATGACCTGCGAGAAGGGTTACAGGTGCTTCGCCGCCGAGGCCATGACGTCGTCCTGTTCCACGTCTTGCATGATGACGAAATGGATTTCGAGTTCAACGGCTCGACCCGCTTTGAGGGCCTTGAAGGCGAAGACTTCCTCAACTGCAACCCCCGTGCTTTGCGTGATGGATACATCGAAGCTCTGAACCAGTTCTTGGACCAAACCAAGAAAGCGTGCGGTCGGTTGTCGATCGACTATGTCCAGGTTCGAACCAGCGAACCACTCGATGCCGTTCTAGCGAAGTTTCTAGCCGCCCGAAACTCGCTGCCCAAGCTGAAACGTTAG
- a CDS encoding BatA domain-containing protein: protein MFLFPALTIGFLFVVVPLLVHLINMLRHRRQAWAAMDFLLASYRKQKKWIRLRQLLLLLSRLAAAALLIAMLCGWTGGGRTFGILGSATTHHVVVLDDSYSMGDASVNTNGTLEAGEANASAYARSLGALQDLTRRLATDDGIHQLTVIRASRAAMLTRSGSESADVAADLSAQTITSDVRLISRIMATGPSSIRTDLVPALDQVTELTNATPADAKYLYIASDFRQRDWGNSERLAAAMRKLDGDVSIRMIDCAAPPAPNLAITDISPAQDVWVAGVPVVVRVKVKNYSASPVKNVPLTTRVIRYSSDVVMTDPTRQFSGEVESMPSIVIESLAAGEETTKSFQVFVTQTGTHAIEAKLPDDSLAIDNVRSCTLPLSDVEKVLVIDGDTDRRGAYHIASVLNPGSQVRIGAIPDIQPPSYLRSATLETLAPYRAIYLVDVDEIGENAADSLSKYVRRGGGLAWFLGGSIDRETYNRVLLGQDRALLPAPLGSSLPLPPGSDSQSDVGLGESASTLLSPLQAVGESALALVGLSQSWQLETAPLQNELDVDRPRVQTVLTRRDGLPLVTLHDVGRGRVITALTGLDGSWTNWPGDPTFVVFLLQSNAMLWSGAAPPTHRMIDDPIDKRLSARDYAPEASYVPAVNEPPRVPMEITATEQTEKATAESSVITFGLNPSEMVIEGQDNVDEILRPGISEWVLVRSDGRTEVVPVASVIHAGEGELDRADPAEVAQQFLPLELQFVTSSDWSEQNQTAGSSTITLLLLSLLVAILAAEQTLAYWASYHVKPTGAKALAKSQMPAASTLGGQS from the coding sequence TTGTTCCTTTTTCCAGCCCTCACGATCGGTTTTTTGTTCGTCGTGGTGCCGCTGTTGGTCCACTTGATCAACATGCTTCGGCATCGCCGACAAGCGTGGGCAGCAATGGATTTTTTGCTGGCCAGTTATCGCAAGCAGAAAAAATGGATTCGTTTACGTCAGCTGCTGCTATTGCTTTCACGTTTGGCTGCCGCTGCCCTGTTGATCGCGATGCTGTGCGGTTGGACCGGCGGCGGGCGCACGTTCGGTATTCTAGGTTCGGCGACGACACATCATGTGGTCGTCCTTGATGACAGCTATTCCATGGGCGATGCCAGCGTCAATACAAATGGGACGTTGGAGGCGGGCGAAGCCAACGCGAGCGCATACGCGAGATCATTGGGAGCACTCCAGGACTTGACGCGTCGATTGGCAACGGACGACGGCATCCACCAGTTAACGGTCATCCGAGCAAGCCGCGCCGCCATGCTGACTCGCAGCGGCAGCGAGTCAGCCGACGTCGCGGCCGATCTTTCGGCGCAAACGATTACCAGCGACGTTCGCTTGATCAGCCGAATCATGGCGACGGGTCCCTCATCGATTCGGACCGATCTGGTTCCTGCACTCGACCAAGTCACCGAGTTGACCAACGCGACACCGGCCGATGCCAAGTACTTGTATATCGCAAGTGATTTTCGCCAACGCGATTGGGGCAATTCCGAACGCTTGGCCGCAGCGATGCGGAAGCTGGACGGCGACGTCTCGATACGCATGATCGACTGCGCTGCGCCACCGGCACCCAACTTGGCGATCACCGATATTTCGCCCGCACAGGACGTGTGGGTCGCCGGCGTTCCGGTCGTTGTTCGAGTGAAAGTGAAAAACTATTCCGCGTCGCCGGTCAAAAACGTTCCGCTGACCACCCGCGTCATCCGCTATTCATCCGATGTCGTGATGACCGATCCGACGCGTCAATTCAGCGGCGAAGTTGAGTCGATGCCATCGATCGTGATCGAATCGTTAGCAGCAGGCGAAGAGACCACCAAGAGTTTTCAGGTCTTCGTCACTCAAACGGGCACCCACGCGATCGAAGCCAAGTTGCCCGACGATTCTCTTGCGATCGACAACGTTCGTTCATGCACGCTGCCCCTTTCGGATGTTGAAAAGGTTCTGGTGATCGACGGTGATACCGACCGTCGCGGTGCCTATCACATCGCGTCGGTATTGAATCCTGGAAGCCAAGTGCGCATCGGCGCAATCCCCGACATTCAGCCGCCATCGTATTTGCGTTCGGCAACGCTAGAAACCCTCGCACCCTATCGTGCCATTTATTTGGTGGACGTTGACGAAATCGGCGAGAACGCGGCCGACTCGCTATCGAAATATGTACGCCGTGGTGGAGGTCTGGCGTGGTTCCTGGGTGGTTCGATCGACCGCGAGACGTACAACCGAGTCCTATTGGGACAGGATCGTGCGTTGCTGCCTGCTCCGCTTGGATCATCACTTCCATTGCCGCCGGGATCCGATTCGCAGTCCGACGTCGGGCTGGGCGAATCGGCATCGACGCTGCTGTCGCCTCTTCAAGCGGTCGGCGAAAGCGCCCTGGCACTGGTTGGGTTGTCGCAATCGTGGCAACTCGAAACGGCACCGCTACAGAACGAACTCGATGTTGATAGGCCGCGGGTTCAAACCGTGCTGACTCGCCGCGACGGCTTGCCCTTGGTAACGCTTCACGATGTAGGACGGGGGCGCGTGATCACGGCGCTCACCGGACTGGATGGATCGTGGACGAATTGGCCGGGTGATCCGACCTTTGTGGTCTTCCTTTTGCAATCCAACGCGATGCTGTGGAGCGGTGCTGCCCCGCCGACGCACCGTATGATCGACGATCCGATCGACAAACGATTGTCCGCTCGTGACTATGCCCCCGAAGCCTCGTATGTTCCCGCCGTCAACGAACCGCCGCGCGTGCCGATGGAGATCACGGCCACGGAACAGACCGAAAAAGCTACCGCCGAGTCTTCTGTCATCACGTTCGGCCTCAATCCCAGCGAAATGGTGATCGAAGGACAGGACAACGTCGACGAAATTCTCCGCCCCGGAATTTCCGAGTGGGTACTGGTACGATCCGATGGGCGAACCGAAGTCGTTCCCGTTGCTTCGGTAATTCACGCCGGCGAAGGCGAACTCGATCGCGCCGATCCCGCCGAAGTTGCTCAACAGTTTCTACCGCTTGAGCTGCAATTCGTGACCAGCAGCGATTGGAGCGAGCAGAACCAAACGGCAGGCAGTTCGACCATCACATTGTTACTCTTGTCGCTGCTCGTTGCCATTTTGGCTGCCGAACAGACGCTCGCCTACTGGGCCAGCTACCACGTCAAACCGACCGGAGCCAAGGCGCTGGCAAAATCACAGATGCCAGCCGCCTCGACACTGGGAGGCCAATCATGA
- a CDS encoding VWA domain-containing protein: protein MNGTDTSQIVYEFVRANSLEGWWVWALLVAALATALWACIRYYRRDVAELSVPIRAVLVGLRVATVIALVFFFFDLQRRAQRMVTRPSEVAVLVDTSQSMSLPSGSAISTQSRSERVEQLLKQTDVLDSLSKEHRVSVYGFGDDSQPRLIQSLGIGTDREPENSVEANNTDLSKPAMVGSLLIAIGAVFAVLSLLIGAAGRGASVGPWVLSSAVCLIPGIITLGTTYCVRTEQTLTQLMGIDAPTPDDPDDKTDPQPEPDQPIRVIDWNDAIAASAPQTHIGDAIRGVLADHDPSTLAGIVLVSDGQANGGSDMGTAVASARRSEVAVYPVGLGSSDAPTNIRVVDLDAPRRVYPGDKFAITAVLQASGSKPLEVEVQLLDGLDNTSTENGQDDSRQADGKIKPPGDVVDSQTVQVNNDGTLTGIRFELEPESVGRRRLAIRVIAPAEDQNDRDDLRDARYEVVSRKLRVLAIAGGPTREYRFVRNLLYRDKSVEIDAWLQTGQPGISQDADRLLTTFPETAEELFEYDAIAMFDPNWNSLSAEDLELLDRWISQQAGGMILVAGPVYHPQWIRRQTDPRVARIRGFFPVNLSTQSPLLSGGRQGGETAWPPKFTPEARRAEFLWIAEAPEDSFDVWDDFDGVYDYVDAKSAKPGAKVYSYFSDPTTEIAGSLPVYQASQFYGAGRIFFQGSGEMWRLRGESDAYFDSFYTKLVRWVSEGRLLRDSNRGILMVDTSRAMVGDTITVRAVLSDEQFEPLDVPEVRAKLLAPSGRIDDLRLNPLKGEPRAGTYGGRFVVREAGSYEIRLTLGDALDEQVVRQSVQVRLPTIELERPKRNDVDLEQFASMTGGVYLPINDDVTDESIATALVSNLKPQPQTTILPGTPDIDFNRRRNAVLMWLIGTMLTMEWVTRRLHRLA, encoded by the coding sequence ATGAACGGAACCGATACAAGTCAAATCGTTTATGAATTTGTGCGAGCCAACTCGTTGGAAGGTTGGTGGGTTTGGGCCTTGTTGGTCGCTGCTTTGGCGACCGCGTTATGGGCTTGCATTCGGTATTACCGCCGCGACGTTGCCGAACTCTCGGTACCCATTCGCGCCGTGCTGGTCGGACTGCGAGTCGCAACGGTCATCGCGTTGGTTTTCTTTTTCTTCGACCTACAACGTCGCGCACAACGAATGGTGACGCGTCCCAGCGAGGTTGCCGTTCTGGTCGACACCAGCCAAAGCATGTCGTTGCCATCGGGCTCCGCAATTAGCACTCAAAGCCGATCCGAACGCGTCGAACAATTGCTGAAGCAAACCGATGTGCTGGATTCTCTTTCCAAAGAGCACCGCGTTTCCGTTTACGGCTTTGGCGACGATTCACAACCGCGGCTGATTCAGTCCCTGGGCATCGGTACCGATCGTGAACCCGAAAACTCCGTCGAAGCCAACAACACAGACCTTTCTAAACCGGCAATGGTAGGTTCGCTGTTGATTGCAATCGGAGCGGTTTTTGCGGTCTTGTCATTGTTGATCGGCGCCGCGGGACGTGGTGCGTCCGTCGGTCCGTGGGTGCTGTCCAGTGCAGTTTGCTTGATACCCGGGATCATCACGCTGGGGACCACCTACTGCGTCCGCACCGAACAAACATTGACGCAATTGATGGGAATCGACGCTCCCACGCCAGATGATCCAGACGACAAAACAGATCCCCAACCGGAGCCCGACCAGCCGATTCGAGTGATCGATTGGAACGATGCCATCGCCGCGTCGGCGCCGCAAACACATATCGGCGACGCGATTCGCGGCGTGCTGGCCGACCATGATCCGTCGACTTTGGCCGGGATCGTCCTGGTTTCAGACGGGCAAGCCAACGGCGGCAGCGATATGGGGACGGCCGTAGCGTCGGCGCGGCGCAGCGAAGTCGCTGTTTATCCGGTCGGCTTGGGCAGCAGCGATGCGCCAACGAACATTCGCGTCGTCGACTTGGATGCACCCCGACGCGTCTATCCGGGTGACAAATTTGCGATCACGGCCGTGCTGCAGGCGAGCGGATCGAAGCCATTGGAAGTCGAGGTGCAGTTGCTCGACGGCCTGGACAATACGTCGACCGAGAACGGGCAAGACGATTCGCGACAAGCGGATGGAAAGATTAAACCGCCCGGTGATGTCGTCGACTCACAAACCGTCCAAGTCAACAACGACGGCACACTGACGGGGATTCGTTTTGAACTTGAGCCGGAATCCGTCGGCCGACGTCGACTGGCGATCCGAGTCATTGCACCAGCCGAAGATCAAAACGATCGTGATGATTTGCGCGACGCCCGCTACGAAGTGGTCTCTCGCAAATTGCGCGTGCTGGCGATCGCCGGTGGCCCGACTCGCGAGTACCGGTTCGTTCGAAATTTGCTTTACCGCGATAAGTCGGTCGAAATCGATGCATGGTTACAGACCGGACAACCCGGGATCAGTCAAGATGCCGATCGGTTGCTAACCACGTTTCCGGAAACGGCGGAGGAGCTATTCGAATACGACGCGATCGCCATGTTCGATCCGAATTGGAATAGCCTTTCGGCGGAAGATTTGGAACTGCTTGATCGATGGATATCCCAACAAGCCGGCGGCATGATTCTTGTCGCCGGACCGGTCTATCACCCGCAATGGATTCGTCGCCAAACGGACCCGAGAGTCGCTCGGATTCGCGGATTCTTTCCTGTCAATCTGTCGACGCAATCACCACTGTTGTCGGGAGGCCGTCAGGGCGGCGAGACGGCGTGGCCGCCTAAATTCACTCCCGAGGCGCGTCGTGCAGAATTCCTGTGGATCGCCGAGGCTCCCGAAGACAGCTTCGATGTCTGGGATGACTTCGATGGCGTATATGATTACGTCGATGCAAAGAGCGCCAAACCGGGTGCGAAAGTCTATAGCTACTTCAGCGATCCGACGACCGAAATCGCGGGCTCCTTACCCGTCTATCAGGCGTCACAGTTCTACGGTGCCGGACGGATTTTCTTTCAGGGCAGTGGCGAGATGTGGCGACTGCGAGGCGAAAGCGACGCGTACTTTGACAGTTTCTATACCAAGCTGGTCCGTTGGGTCAGCGAGGGTCGACTGCTGCGTGACAGCAACCGCGGTATCTTGATGGTTGATACATCGCGAGCCATGGTTGGGGACACGATCACCGTTCGCGCCGTCTTGTCGGATGAACAATTCGAACCATTGGACGTTCCCGAAGTACGCGCAAAACTACTGGCGCCCAGCGGCCGCATCGACGATCTGCGCCTGAATCCGCTCAAGGGCGAACCCCGCGCCGGCACCTATGGTGGTCGCTTTGTTGTCCGCGAAGCTGGCAGTTACGAGATCCGATTGACGCTTGGTGATGCGCTCGACGAACAAGTCGTTCGGCAAAGCGTGCAAGTTCGATTACCCACCATTGAATTGGAGCGTCCCAAACGCAATGACGTTGATCTAGAACAGTTCGCATCCATGACCGGTGGCGTCTACTTGCCAATCAATGATGACGTGACCGACGAATCGATCGCTACGGCTCTGGTTTCGAATCTGAAACCACAGCCGCAAACAACGATTCTGCCAGGGACACCAGACATCGACTTCAACCGACGCCGAAATGCCGTTCTGATGTGGTTGATCGGAACGATGTTGACGATGGAGTGGGTCACCCGTCGACTGCACCGATTGGCGTAA
- a CDS encoding arylsulfatase yields the protein MRFYCLVLCLLTSSSVAIAADKPNIIYILSDDMGFSDIGCYGSEIPTPHLDSLASKGLRFTQFYNTGRCCPTRASLMSGLYPHQAGVGHMMDDRGFDGYRGELNRNCVTIAEALKPAGYRTYMAGKWHVTKQVDPKTEADKHNWPLQRGFDRFYGTIHGAGSFFDPNTLTRDNQFVSPLTDPEYTPDQMANGTFYYTDAIADHASRFVREHHYDNGDQPFFMYVAFTAAHWPMHALEHDIAKHEGKYDQGYDSIRNMRYQKMLDLGLITKSDTVNWPIPDNKKELTYWDWDKRNMEVYAAMIDNMDQGIGRLIESLKETGEIENTLICFFQDNGGCAEGYGRGGMGGPRAAAPTMAVLADDYLQPDMTPKQSRDGFPMRTGKGAMAGPADTAIGYGEGWATVSNTPFREYKHYVHEGGIATPLIAHWPEGIRRHGELESTPSHLIDLMATAVDVAGATYPTTFHGGQTIKPMEGKSLVPTFDGNSIEREAIYWEHEGNRAIRVGNEKLVAKGKNGKWELYDISVDRSEQNDLSLEKPERVKELVAMWMAYAQRANVLPLNPKNQPGRGKR from the coding sequence ATGCGATTCTATTGTTTGGTTCTGTGTTTGTTGACGTCGTCGAGCGTCGCTATCGCCGCCGACAAGCCTAACATCATCTATATTCTGTCCGATGACATGGGGTTTTCCGATATTGGTTGCTATGGCAGCGAGATACCGACGCCCCACTTGGACTCATTGGCGTCCAAGGGCCTGCGTTTTACCCAGTTTTACAACACGGGTCGGTGTTGTCCCACGCGGGCGAGTTTGATGTCGGGGCTTTATCCTCATCAAGCGGGCGTCGGTCACATGATGGATGACCGAGGGTTCGACGGTTACCGCGGTGAACTCAATCGAAATTGCGTGACGATTGCCGAGGCATTGAAGCCGGCAGGTTATCGGACCTACATGGCCGGCAAATGGCACGTGACAAAGCAAGTTGATCCAAAGACCGAAGCGGACAAGCACAACTGGCCGCTGCAACGTGGGTTTGATCGTTTCTACGGAACGATCCACGGTGCCGGAAGTTTCTTTGATCCCAACACACTGACTCGTGACAACCAATTTGTTTCGCCGCTGACCGATCCCGAGTACACGCCGGATCAGATGGCCAACGGTACGTTCTACTACACCGATGCGATCGCCGATCATGCGTCGCGATTCGTTCGCGAACATCATTACGACAACGGCGATCAACCGTTCTTTATGTACGTCGCTTTCACTGCGGCTCACTGGCCGATGCACGCCCTAGAACATGACATCGCTAAGCACGAAGGTAAGTACGACCAGGGCTACGATTCGATCCGTAACATGCGTTACCAAAAAATGCTTGATCTCGGTCTGATCACAAAGTCCGATACGGTCAATTGGCCGATCCCTGACAACAAAAAAGAATTGACCTATTGGGACTGGGATAAGCGAAACATGGAGGTCTACGCGGCGATGATCGACAACATGGACCAAGGGATCGGACGGTTGATCGAATCACTGAAAGAGACGGGCGAGATCGAGAATACGTTGATCTGTTTCTTCCAAGACAACGGCGGATGCGCCGAAGGTTACGGCCGCGGCGGCATGGGTGGGCCTCGTGCCGCCGCACCGACGATGGCGGTGTTGGCGGATGACTATCTCCAGCCCGATATGACGCCCAAACAGTCTCGTGACGGATTTCCGATGCGAACGGGCAAGGGGGCGATGGCCGGACCTGCGGATACAGCGATCGGTTATGGCGAAGGCTGGGCGACGGTTTCCAACACGCCCTTTCGCGAATACAAGCACTATGTTCACGAAGGGGGAATCGCGACGCCGCTGATCGCGCACTGGCCTGAAGGCATCCGCCGTCACGGTGAATTGGAAAGCACACCAAGCCACTTGATCGATTTGATGGCGACGGCCGTTGATGTTGCCGGCGCAACCTATCCGACCACGTTCCACGGCGGGCAAACGATCAAGCCGATGGAAGGAAAAAGTTTGGTTCCCACGTTCGATGGCAATTCCATTGAGCGCGAGGCGATCTATTGGGAACACGAAGGTAACCGAGCGATTCGCGTCGGCAACGAAAAGCTGGTCGCGAAAGGCAAGAACGGCAAATGGGAACTGTACGACATCTCGGTCGACCGTAGTGAACAAAACGATCTGAGTCTCGAAAAGCCCGAACGCGTTAAAGAGCTCGTGGCCATGTGGATGGCGTATGCTCAGCGAGCAAACGTGCTGCCGCTAAATCCGAAAAACCAGCCCGGCCGAGGCAAGCGTTAA
- a CDS encoding alpha/beta fold hydrolase, whose translation MKSIAADLLPYSSAELDLGRHTLRYLDEGDGERTILCVHGNPTWSFYWRRVIDRFSPSMRVVAVDHLGCGRSDKPPRDDFAYTMAAHRDNLVKLIDHLDLKNVTLLAHDWGGAIGLSSLVQRHSRFERIMLLNTAAFPPPYLPWRIAACRIPVIGKAAVRGGNAFARAAITMAMDRNRMTPDVAKGLLAPYNNWENRVAIDAFVQDIPMHPSHPTYQTLADLENELPGLADMPSLLVWGMKDWCFRPECLRRFQSVWPSATSVEIADAGHYVIEDAPDETLDAIDTFLSQTTDG comes from the coding sequence ATGAAATCGATCGCTGCAGACCTTTTGCCCTATTCGTCCGCCGAGCTTGACCTCGGCCGTCACACGCTGCGCTATTTGGATGAAGGAGACGGTGAACGTACGATCCTTTGCGTCCACGGAAACCCGACATGGAGTTTCTATTGGCGACGGGTGATCGACCGATTCTCGCCTTCGATGCGAGTCGTTGCCGTCGACCATCTGGGTTGTGGCCGGAGCGACAAGCCGCCACGAGACGACTTTGCCTACACGATGGCGGCCCACCGAGACAACTTGGTCAAGTTGATCGATCATCTGGATTTGAAAAATGTGACGCTGCTGGCGCACGACTGGGGCGGCGCGATCGGATTGTCGTCGTTGGTCCAGCGGCACAGTCGCTTCGAACGAATCATGCTGCTCAATACCGCCGCATTCCCACCGCCGTACCTGCCGTGGCGGATCGCGGCGTGCCGCATCCCAGTAATCGGCAAGGCTGCGGTACGCGGCGGAAATGCGTTCGCGCGAGCCGCAATCACCATGGCCATGGACCGAAATCGGATGACGCCCGACGTCGCCAAAGGGTTGTTGGCGCCCTACAACAATTGGGAAAATCGAGTCGCGATCGACGCTTTCGTGCAAGACATCCCGATGCACCCGAGTCACCCGACCTACCAGACACTTGCCGATTTAGAAAACGAACTGCCGGGCCTTGCGGACATGCCATCATTGTTGGTGTGGGGCATGAAAGATTGGTGTTTTCGTCCGGAGTGCCTGCGTCGTTTCCAGTCCGTTTGGCCGAGTGCGACATCCGTCGAGATCGCGGATGCCGGCCACTATGTTATCGAGGATGCCCCCGACGAGACGCTTGACGCAATCGATACCTTCTTGTCGCAAACGACCGATGGTTGA
- a CDS encoding triphosphoribosyl-dephospho-CoA synthase, whose amino-acid sequence MVDPFETIRHQIHSPSDAVRWACILEATAPKAGNVFPGRPFDDLQYIDFVKAAEVTATAFNDASLPITRRMLMAATATRQATATNVNLGIILLLGPLVAADESLKASEKEPNDWLAALETVLDGFDPTDGQNVYDAIAMASAGGLGNVDSMDVHQPHDQVDLRAAMISAQQRDRIALQYASGFRDFFEHVVPVVRNEIMGQGDLLTGINRAHVQLLAESVDTLIARKCGVDVANDVQSRSKLTCLDSVPEMAELDAYLRSPDHRLNPGTTADLIAAALYVLLRTPNHSFRD is encoded by the coding sequence ATGGTTGATCCCTTCGAAACCATTCGTCATCAGATACATTCACCATCGGATGCCGTTCGATGGGCGTGCATTTTGGAAGCAACCGCTCCCAAAGCTGGCAACGTCTTTCCGGGCCGGCCCTTTGATGACCTGCAATACATTGACTTCGTCAAAGCTGCCGAAGTCACTGCCACTGCGTTCAATGACGCATCGCTTCCGATTACTCGACGCATGCTGATGGCGGCGACGGCAACTCGGCAAGCGACCGCGACCAACGTGAACTTGGGAATCATCTTGCTGCTTGGTCCGCTGGTCGCGGCGGACGAGTCGCTTAAGGCCAGCGAGAAAGAACCGAACGATTGGTTGGCCGCACTTGAAACGGTGCTTGATGGTTTCGATCCCACGGATGGACAGAACGTATATGACGCAATCGCAATGGCGTCCGCCGGCGGGCTGGGCAACGTGGATTCGATGGACGTTCATCAACCACACGATCAAGTCGATCTGCGAGCAGCGATGATTTCGGCGCAGCAACGCGATCGAATCGCATTGCAATATGCTTCGGGATTCCGAGACTTCTTTGAACACGTTGTTCCCGTTGTCCGAAACGAGATCATGGGACAGGGCGACCTTTTGACTGGAATCAACCGTGCCCATGTGCAACTGCTTGCCGAATCGGTCGATACGCTGATTGCTCGGAAATGTGGTGTTGATGTTGCGAACGACGTTCAATCGCGGTCTAAACTCACGTGCCTGGATTCGGTACCGGAGATGGCTGAACTAGACGCTTACCTGCGTTCCCCCGACCATCGTCTGAACCCCGGCACGACGGCTGACTTGATCGCGGCGGCACTCTATGTATTGCTAAGAACCCCCAACCACTCTTTTCGAGATTGA
- a CDS encoding 6-pyruvoyl trahydropterin synthase family protein, with product MTKATFRVDVTKEQFVFSAAHFITFAGDICERLHGHNYGVRASVEGPLDENRYVVDFIALRDAVLQQTQALDHHVVLPRDHAEIKIISDAKETTATFRQRRWVFPNEDCVILPVVNTTAEEMARVIAERVMEATREQFSDAIDWIEVAVDENHGQWGVCRLPWKK from the coding sequence GTGACAAAAGCTACGTTCCGTGTTGATGTGACCAAAGAACAGTTTGTGTTTTCGGCCGCACACTTCATTACTTTTGCGGGCGATATCTGCGAACGCCTGCACGGCCACAACTATGGCGTCCGCGCGTCAGTGGAAGGTCCGCTGGACGAAAATCGCTACGTGGTGGACTTCATCGCGCTTCGCGACGCGGTCCTTCAACAAACCCAAGCACTGGATCACCACGTCGTGCTGCCGCGTGACCACGCGGAAATCAAAATCATTAGCGACGCCAAAGAAACGACGGCGACGTTTCGCCAGCGCCGATGGGTGTTTCCCAACGAAGACTGTGTCATCCTTCCCGTCGTCAACACAACGGCGGAAGAAATGGCTCGTGTGATCGCAGAGCGAGTGATGGAAGCAACACGTGAACAGTTTTCCGATGCGATCGACTGGATCGAAGTTGCCGTCGACGAAAACCATGGCCAGTGGGGTGTTTGCCGATTGCCGTGGAAAAAATAG